The proteins below come from a single Mycolicibacterium sp. TY81 genomic window:
- a CDS encoding alpha/beta hydrolase: protein MVAAPENLFPLDRSNARRVEFEGGSIQSRLVALALKVTVKPALTVWAMAPGLPWPYRAVDHVGRVLWSVAGTTRQPVHLACCPAETTRPAAVRGDRYVVYMHGGAFLVGGRHLHRQMISRIAAALQSEVVAVDYRKLPEHTIADGIEDCIDAYRFALGRGVAPENIAFIGDSAGAYLVFITALFAARRGLPMPGAIVSMAPLTDFDVQAKIDAPSGSTDVLFSKAFARAFHRFVMRHSPPEAEHRLLDADLGGLPPSLIQVSSTELLTPDAEELAVELTKAGVPHQLQVWRDQVHVFQAAASIVPEAARALREVTQFIESAFARNGAQEQSA, encoded by the coding sequence GTGGTTGCCGCACCCGAGAATCTGTTCCCGCTTGACCGGAGTAACGCCCGTCGCGTCGAGTTCGAAGGCGGCAGCATCCAGTCGCGCCTTGTCGCGTTGGCGTTGAAGGTCACGGTCAAACCGGCATTGACGGTCTGGGCGATGGCTCCCGGCCTGCCCTGGCCATATCGGGCGGTCGATCATGTCGGGCGCGTGCTGTGGTCGGTTGCTGGCACCACCCGCCAGCCTGTCCACCTGGCGTGCTGTCCGGCCGAGACGACCCGCCCGGCGGCCGTGCGCGGGGATCGCTACGTCGTGTACATGCACGGCGGTGCCTTTCTCGTCGGGGGCCGTCACCTGCACCGTCAAATGATCTCGCGGATTGCCGCGGCGCTGCAGAGCGAAGTTGTCGCAGTGGATTACCGCAAGCTGCCCGAGCACACCATCGCCGACGGTATCGAAGACTGCATCGACGCATATCGGTTCGCGCTCGGCCGAGGTGTCGCGCCGGAGAACATCGCATTCATCGGAGACTCGGCCGGCGCTTACCTGGTCTTCATCACGGCGCTGTTCGCGGCCAGGCGCGGGTTGCCGATGCCCGGCGCGATCGTCTCGATGGCGCCACTGACCGACTTCGACGTGCAGGCCAAGATCGATGCGCCCTCCGGATCAACCGATGTGCTGTTCTCGAAGGCCTTTGCCCGCGCGTTCCATCGATTCGTCATGCGGCACAGTCCGCCGGAAGCTGAGCACCGACTGCTCGATGCGGATCTGGGTGGGCTGCCGCCATCTTTGATCCAGGTGAGCTCGACCGAACTGCTCACCCCCGACGCCGAGGAGCTCGCCGTCGAACTGACGAAGGCCGGTGTGCCGCACCAATTGCAGGTGTGGCGGGACCAGGTCCACGTCTTTCAGGCCGCGGCCTCGATCGTTCCCGAAGCGGCGCGTGCACTTCGCGAGGTCACGCAGTTCATCGAGTCGGCATTCGCCCGAAACGGGGCGCAGGAGCAGTCCGCTTAG
- a CDS encoding DUF2252 domain-containing protein, with translation MNDPPPLADTAIADRHTVVTGTETETYRSLLRTPATRDERYALGKALRKKVPRRTLSRWPDGAGRPDPVDLIKASHQGRIERLIPIRVGRMAASPYGFLRGAAVVMACDVARLPTTGIMPVVCGDAHLGNFGFYASPERDLVIDLNDFDEAHPGGWEGDLRRLVASIWVAGRANDASESACGDAVQACVTAYQKEVRRLADLPLLVRAFNRLSVDRLTTEADGPLERLVTRSAKRARRRTGDRALPRFTHEVDGVRKIVDEPPLITPLPAREEKLLTKAMDDYLETLPLYWRRLVGGYTLLDVAQKVVGVGSVGLRAYVALLEGSSPKDVIFLQLKQARRSVLARYVHGESPLHAHQGQRVVEYQQCLQTVSDPLLGWTTVDGRQFYVRQLRNMKGRIPLDELDAKMLTGYASVVGQLLAKGHARTSGASMIAGYLGHSGRVSEALSGFARRYADQTEADHAVLLSAVDRGALPVDYE, from the coding sequence ACGACCCGCCGCCCCTTGCGGACACCGCGATTGCCGACCGGCACACCGTGGTGACGGGCACCGAGACCGAGACGTACCGATCACTGCTGCGAACGCCGGCCACGCGGGACGAGCGCTACGCGTTGGGGAAGGCGTTGCGTAAGAAGGTGCCCCGGCGGACATTGTCGAGGTGGCCGGATGGTGCGGGGCGGCCCGATCCGGTCGATCTGATCAAGGCCAGCCATCAGGGGCGGATCGAGCGGCTCATCCCGATCCGGGTCGGCCGGATGGCGGCGTCGCCATATGGCTTCCTGCGCGGCGCCGCGGTCGTCATGGCCTGTGACGTCGCGCGACTGCCGACGACGGGAATCATGCCGGTGGTCTGTGGTGACGCGCATCTGGGCAACTTCGGTTTCTACGCCTCACCCGAACGGGACCTCGTCATCGACCTGAATGACTTCGACGAAGCGCACCCGGGCGGCTGGGAAGGGGACCTGCGCAGGTTGGTGGCGAGCATCTGGGTGGCCGGACGGGCGAACGACGCCTCGGAAAGCGCCTGTGGCGACGCCGTGCAAGCGTGTGTCACGGCCTACCAGAAGGAGGTCAGGCGGCTCGCTGATCTGCCGCTGCTCGTCAGGGCCTTCAACAGGCTCAGCGTCGATCGCCTGACCACCGAAGCCGACGGACCGCTGGAGCGGCTCGTCACCCGCTCGGCGAAGCGGGCGCGACGCCGTACGGGTGATCGCGCGTTGCCGCGCTTCACCCATGAGGTCGACGGGGTGCGAAAGATCGTCGATGAACCGCCCTTGATCACCCCGTTGCCGGCGCGGGAAGAGAAGCTGCTGACGAAAGCGATGGACGACTATCTCGAGACCCTGCCGCTGTACTGGCGCCGACTGGTCGGTGGCTACACGCTGTTGGACGTGGCGCAGAAGGTCGTCGGGGTCGGCAGTGTCGGTCTGCGCGCCTACGTGGCACTGCTGGAGGGCTCGTCGCCCAAGGACGTCATCTTCTTGCAGCTCAAACAGGCCCGGCGATCCGTCCTGGCGCGCTACGTCCATGGTGAGTCGCCGTTACATGCCCACCAGGGGCAACGCGTCGTCGAATACCAGCAGTGTCTGCAGACGGTCAGTGACCCGCTGCTGGGCTGGACCACGGTGGACGGCCGCCAGTTCTATGTGCGACAGCTGCGAAACATGAAGGGCCGCATACCTCTTGACGAGTTGGATGCCAAGATGCTGACGGGCTACGCCAGCGTGGTCGGTCAACTGCTGGCGAAGGGGCATGCCAGAACCAGTGGGGCCTCGATGATCGCCGGTTATCTCGGCCATTCCGGCCGCGTGAGCGAAGCGCTGTCCGGCTTCGCCCGGCGCTACGCCGACCAGACCGAGGCGGACCACGCCGTACTGCTCAGCGCCGTCGACCGTGGGGCATTGCCTGTGGACTACGAGTGA